CTACAGCATCGTCAGTCCCCAGCAGGTTGCCGAGATGCAGGGCATGTATGACCCTGATGCCAGCCGCCTGGGCCGCACCGCTGAGCGTGCCTCGAGCGAAGACTGGATGATGTTCGGCTACTACGTGATGCACAACATCGGTATCGCGTTCCAGACCTTTGCTGCCGGATTACTGTTCGGGCTGGGCAGCGTGTTCTTCCTGATTTTCAACGGCCTGGTCATCGGTGCGGTCTCCGGGCATCTGACCGAAATCGGCTACGGGCAGACCTTCTGGTCATTCGTGATCGGGCATGGGGCCTTCGAGCTGACGGCCATCGCCCTCGCCGGTGCCGCGGGTTTGCAACTGGGCTGGGCGCTGATCGCTCCCGGGCAGTTGACCCGCGGCGAATCACTGCGGCTGGCGGCGCGCAAGAGCGTGCAAATGTTATGCGGCGTCATGCTCTTCCTGTTGATCGCAGCCTTCATTGAGGCGTACTGGTCATCCACCACCCTGATAGCGCCCTGGGTCAAGTACCTGGTTGGCGCGGCGCTGTGGCTGCTGGTAGTCGCTTACTTGAGCCTTGCCGGAAGGACTCGCCATGCGCCTCAGTGATGCCAGCGTGGCAATCCGCCCACGTACTGCCTGGGAGGCGATGGATCTTGGCGTATTGATGGCCCGTGAGCATCGCCTGCTGTTGATGGGCAGTTGGGCGTTGGTGACGCTGCCAGTGTTCGCCGTGCTCACGGCACTGCTGTGGAAGTACCCGTCCACCGCAATGTTCCTGTTCTGGTGGCTCAAGCCGGCCTTTGATCGCCTCCCCCTGTATATCTTGTCCAAGGCCCTGTTTGGCGAAACACCCAGCATCAAGCAGGCCGTTCGTCAGTGGCCGCGCCTGCTCAAGGGTCAACTGTTGGCCAGCCTGACCTGGCGCCGGTTCAGTCTGAGCCGCAGCTTTGCGATGCCGGTCAGCCAGCTCGAAGGCCTGGATGGGCCCGCACGCCAAAAACGACTGGGTGTACTGCAGCAACGTAATGCCGGGGCCGCACGCTGGTTGACCACCATTGGGGTGCACCTGGAGATCGGCTTGTGGTTCGGTTGCATGGCGCTCTTCTACCTATTCATTCCCCAAAACGTCGAGATGGATTGGGATTGGCAGCGCCTGGTACTGGCGACAAGCTCGGAAGGGTTATGGCTGGAACATTTGGGCAACGCCTTCTACGCCTTGATCCTGGTGTTTTGGGAACCCATCTATGTAGCCTGCGGTTTCAGCCTCTACCTCAACCGCCGCACCGTATTGGAGGCCTGGGATCTGGAGTTGGTCTTCCGCCGCCTCCGTCAACGTCTGAGCAATGTGGCGCCGCTGCTGTTGCTGATGATCGGGCTGACGCTGCTGCCATTCAGCGCGCCCGTCATGGCAGAAGCGTCCAGCCCCTCAAAACCACTGAGCACTCAGAGCGCAAGCCAATCTGTCCAGTCCCTACTGGACAAGCCTCCCTTCAAGAACCCGGAAACCGTCACGCGTTATCGCTTTGGCGAAGAAAATCCGTCGGTTAAAAGCAAAGCTCACAGCGACGGCAAGCTTCCGGACTGGCTGAAGGCGCTGTTGGATAATTTCAACAGCAATACTTTCAAGTCGATCGCGCTGGGCTTGGAGGTGCTGTTGTGGGGGCTTCTGATCGGCGCCCTGTTCCTGCTGGCGTGGCGTTATCGTGAGTGGTTGCGCACCTTTGTCAATCGGCGCAGGCCTCACACGATCAAGGTTGGCGGCCCCGTTCCCAAGCAACTGTTCGGCCTTGAACTGGACACGCAGACGTTGCCCGACGATGTGGCCAGTGCCGCCGAGCATTTGTGGGCCACCCATCCCAGGGAAGCCCTTGGCCTACTGTATCGAGGCCTGCTCAGTCGGCTGTTGCATGATTTCAATGTGCCGCTGAAAAGCGCTGATACCGAAGGCCAGGTCCTGGAGCGGGTTCAACGGTTGCAACAACCGCAGCTCCTGGCTTTCAGCGATGAGTTGACCCAACACTGGCAGAACCTTGCCTACGGTCATCACCTGCCTCCCCCCTCAGCCCAGCAAAAACTGTGCAGTGATTGGCGCACCCTGTTCAACCCGGGGAGCAACCAATGAACCGGCCGTTACTGTGGGTCGGGCTATTGTTGGCATGCGTGTTTGGAGCCGGTGCCTTCTATGCGTGGACCAAGGCAATTCCCTACGACGAGGTGGTGGATCGTGGCCCTTCTCCAGAAGCCTTGGCCAACCCCTACTTGGCAGCCGAACACTTTCTACGCCAACAAGGCGTGACCGTTGAGCACGCCAACAGCCTGGAGCGACTGACTACCCTACCGGGCAAGGGCAACAGCCTGTTGCTGCTCGGCGAGCGCAGCAACATGTCACCCCGCCAGGTAGAGCAACTGCTGAGCTGGGCCAAATCCGGCGGTCATCTGTTGCTTGTAGCCGAGGCGTTGTGGGATGAGGAAACCGGCAAAAGTGGCGACCTGCTGCTCGATCGCTTGCATATCCACCAAACCTTGAGTGACGAACCTGAGGAACCTGCGCCTTCCAGTAAAAAGCCCCTTAAAAACAAAAGCCAGGACCTCACCAAACTCTACGTCGACAATGAAACCGCCTCGGCGCACTTCAGTTTCGACACGGATTTCAATCTCACCGACCCTAGGCACCAGGCCCAATTTTCCGCCAACAGCTCAAGGTCGAGCCACCTGATGCAACTCGACCTCGGGGAAGGCAGCGTCACAGTGATCACCGACAGTGACTTGTGGAAAACCCCGAACATCGGCAAGCACGACAATGCCTGGCTACTGTGGTACCTGAATCAGGGCACGGCCGTGACCCTGTTGTTCAACAGTGACTTCGACGACCTGTTCACGTTACTGATGCGGTATTTTCCCCAGGCCCTGATCGCACTTATTTCGCTGATAGCCCTGGCACTGTGGCGGGCCGGTATGCGTCAAGGCCCGACTCGATCTCCAACCTCCAATGCTCGCCGCCAATTGCAGGAACACCTTAAAGCCAGCGCCGACTTCCTGCTGCGCCGCAGCGGCCAGGGCACGCTGCTGCATGCTTTGCAGCGCGATATCCTGCGCGCGGCCCGGCACCGTCACCCCGGTTTTGAACACCTCGACAGTGCAGCTCAGTGCCGGGTGCTTGAACACCTGACGCGCCAACCCCTTCATGTCATCAGCCAGGTCCTTGACCCACTCCCGCAGAAACGGCTTTCCAGTGCCGATTTCAGCCGGCAGGTCGCGTGCCTGCAAACCCTCAGGAATGCCCTATGAGCGAACTTCCAAGCGCCACTGCCCTGACCAGCGAAACCTTGCAACGTGCCAGCAG
The genomic region above belongs to Pseudomonas azotoformans and contains:
- a CDS encoding DUF4350 domain-containing protein, with amino-acid sequence MNRPLLWVGLLLACVFGAGAFYAWTKAIPYDEVVDRGPSPEALANPYLAAEHFLRQQGVTVEHANSLERLTTLPGKGNSLLLLGERSNMSPRQVEQLLSWAKSGGHLLLVAEALWDEETGKSGDLLLDRLHIHQTLSDEPEEPAPSSKKPLKNKSQDLTKLYVDNETASAHFSFDTDFNLTDPRHQAQFSANSSRSSHLMQLDLGEGSVTVITDSDLWKTPNIGKHDNAWLLWYLNQGTAVTLLFNSDFDDLFTLLMRYFPQALIALISLIALALWRAGMRQGPTRSPTSNARRQLQEHLKASADFLLRRSGQGTLLHALQRDILRAARHRHPGFEHLDSAAQCRVLEHLTRQPLHVISQVLDPLPQKRLSSADFSRQVACLQTLRNAL
- a CDS encoding DUF4129 domain-containing protein — its product is MRLSDASVAIRPRTAWEAMDLGVLMAREHRLLLMGSWALVTLPVFAVLTALLWKYPSTAMFLFWWLKPAFDRLPLYILSKALFGETPSIKQAVRQWPRLLKGQLLASLTWRRFSLSRSFAMPVSQLEGLDGPARQKRLGVLQQRNAGAARWLTTIGVHLEIGLWFGCMALFYLFIPQNVEMDWDWQRLVLATSSEGLWLEHLGNAFYALILVFWEPIYVACGFSLYLNRRTVLEAWDLELVFRRLRQRLSNVAPLLLLMIGLTLLPFSAPVMAEASSPSKPLSTQSASQSVQSLLDKPPFKNPETVTRYRFGEENPSVKSKAHSDGKLPDWLKALLDNFNSNTFKSIALGLEVLLWGLLIGALFLLAWRYREWLRTFVNRRRPHTIKVGGPVPKQLFGLELDTQTLPDDVASAAEHLWATHPREALGLLYRGLLSRLLHDFNVPLKSADTEGQVLERVQRLQQPQLLAFSDELTQHWQNLAYGHHLPPPSAQQKLCSDWRTLFNPGSNQ
- a CDS encoding stage II sporulation protein M: MKQSLFESRHQPQWQAFAQHLQQLEQGKVKTSDMADFPHQYRRLCQHLALAQERGYSSYLVDPLQQLALRGHQQLYRHRSQLTANVLSFVLADFPRLVREQWRFVLVASLLFFGSLVGIALLVYLFPDLIYSIVSPQQVAEMQGMYDPDASRLGRTAERASSEDWMMFGYYVMHNIGIAFQTFAAGLLFGLGSVFFLIFNGLVIGAVSGHLTEIGYGQTFWSFVIGHGAFELTAIALAGAAGLQLGWALIAPGQLTRGESLRLAARKSVQMLCGVMLFLLIAAFIEAYWSSTTLIAPWVKYLVGAALWLLVVAYLSLAGRTRHAPQ